In one uncultured Methanobrevibacter sp. genomic region, the following are encoded:
- a CDS encoding 4Fe-4S binding protein — protein MDVSFDKQITGLEREILLKSVEIHDNGDDFQFELNKFFSQKEIIAIAPRCVRCNMCVDQCPVGAIESANVFKIAKITHNCVKCEICVQTCPVSAIKLIDNKVSYDDENGDDAIEYNLASISRPHRVVRMDSISIDYSNLTNYDNCAKFCPNKAFTLEFKSYLEDLNIDTGIELEEDILYPVVNEKLCIGCGSCVQFCDNDSIKLDRTIGPVVHTKNLEVNQDICVNCYLCEENCPVEAIWLDGEKVILNNDKCIRCINCTSHCPVGALNFVDID, from the coding sequence ATGGATGTGTCTTTTGATAAGCAGATTACTGGTTTAGAGCGTGAAATTCTCTTAAAATCTGTAGAAATACATGATAATGGTGATGATTTCCAGTTTGAACTAAATAAATTCTTTTCTCAAAAAGAAATTATTGCTATTGCACCTCGTTGTGTAAGATGTAATATGTGTGTTGATCAATGTCCGGTTGGTGCTATTGAATCAGCTAATGTTTTTAAAATAGCTAAAATCACTCATAATTGTGTTAAATGTGAAATTTGTGTCCAAACATGTCCAGTTTCAGCTATTAAGTTAATTGATAATAAAGTTTCATATGATGATGAAAATGGTGATGATGCTATTGAATATAATTTAGCTAGTATTAGTCGTCCACATAGGGTTGTTAGGATGGATAGTATTTCTATTGATTATTCTAACCTTACTAATTATGATAATTGTGCTAAATTTTGTCCAAATAAAGCTTTCACATTAGAATTTAAATCTTATCTTGAAGATTTAAATATTGATACAGGTATTGAGCTGGAGGAGGATATTTTATATCCTGTTGTTAATGAAAAATTATGTATTGGCTGTGGGTCTTGTGTTCAATTTTGTGATAATGATTCTATTAAATTAGATAGAACTATTGGTCCTGTTGTTCATACTAAAAATCTTGAAGTTAATCAGGATATTTGTGTTAATTGTTATTTATGTGAAGAAAACTGTCCTGTGGAAGCTATTTGGTTAGATGGGGAGAAAGTTATATTAAATAATGACAAATGCATAAGATGCATTAATTGTACAAGTCATTGTCCAGTTGGGGCGTTGAACTTTGTTGATATTGACTAA
- a CDS encoding ABC transporter ATP-binding protein — MELTGNNISYKYPSSNKYILKDVNISLNSKKITGLIGNSGNGKSTLCKILSNYIPKYEGEVFLNNEPLPKKGFCPVQLIFQHPEKVMNPKWKMKDILHESWDVDDELLNEFGIQKSWMNRFPSELSGGELQRYSVLRSLNPKTKFLIADEMTTMLDAVTQVQIIDSVIKIIKKRNIGLLIVSHDLDLIDTICDDKIYLKDINNI, encoded by the coding sequence ATGGAATTAACTGGAAATAATATATCATATAAATATCCTTCTTCAAATAAATATATTTTAAAGGATGTTAATATTTCATTAAATAGTAAAAAAATTACCGGACTTATAGGAAATAGTGGAAATGGTAAATCTACATTGTGCAAAATATTATCTAATTATATCCCAAAATATGAAGGTGAAGTATTTTTAAATAATGAACCACTTCCCAAAAAAGGATTTTGTCCTGTTCAATTGATTTTCCAACATCCTGAAAAAGTAATGAATCCCAAATGGAAAATGAAAGACATTCTACATGAATCATGGGATGTTGATGATGAATTATTAAATGAATTTGGTATTCAGAAATCCTGGATGAATAGATTTCCAAGTGAACTTTCAGGTGGAGAATTACAAAGATACTCTGTTTTAAGATCATTAAATCCTAAAACAAAATTTTTAATAGCTGATGAAATGACAACAATGTTAGATGCTGTAACTCAAGTACAAATAATAGATTCAGTTATTAAGATTATTAAAAAAAGGAATATTGGTTTACTTATTGTAAGTCATGATTTAGATTTAATTGATACCATCTGCGATGATAAAATATATTTAAAAGATATTAATAATATCTAA
- a CDS encoding HPP family protein, translated as MKAKELMDKKFVYISPEDSVKEVSITMEKIRRFTCPVVDENKHLIGWVTSFEITRGLREGNEKIKEIMSSYEEITTINENAPSRIAVIETANNKFVTVPVLNDDNQVVGMIRSCDIVELLSALYDIKVYKLYVAMCKQLKGITWEELMSAAAIVSKRATGKRVKPKEYEEIIRNATFGEAIWATKGLENFFAGLISVGELVIARKVGNARK; from the coding sequence ATGAAAGCTAAAGAGTTAATGGATAAAAAATTTGTATATATAAGTCCTGAGGACAGTGTTAAAGAAGTTTCTATAACTATGGAAAAAATACGAAGGTTCACATGTCCGGTTGTGGATGAAAATAAACATCTAATTGGTTGGGTAACTTCTTTTGAAATTACTAGGGGATTACGTGAAGGAAATGAAAAAATAAAAGAGATTATGAGTTCTTATGAAGAAATCACCACTATCAATGAAAATGCTCCTTCAAGAATAGCTGTTATAGAAACAGCTAATAACAAATTTGTTACTGTACCGGTTTTAAATGATGATAATCAAGTTGTAGGTATGATTCGTTCTTGTGATATTGTAGAATTATTGTCTGCACTTTATGATATTAAAGTTTATAAGTTATATGTTGCAATGTGCAAACAATTAAAAGGAATAACTTGGGAAGAATTAATGTCTGCAGCTGCTATAGTTTCTAAAAGAGCAACGGGTAAAAGAGTTAAACCAAAAGAATATGAGGAAATTATTAGGAATGCTACTTTTGGGGAGGCTATTTGGGCAACTAAAGGTCTCGAAAATTTCTTCGCAGGGTTAATATCTGTTGGGGAATTAGTAATTGCTCGTAAAGTAGGAAATGCCAGAAAATAA
- a CDS encoding carbohydrate kinase family protein, whose translation MEFLDSDINVEVIGFGALNVDKLHTVENIACNDEESFIKSQKNTPGGSAANTVIGLARLGCPSSIIGKIAEDDDGDLIELNLAKNGVYTNNLIYADEGNTGKVLGFVDTKGERCLYVDPGVNDDIALNEINLLNLTKCKIIHYTSFVGDSFKTQIELLDKINDNILLSFDPGMLYVQKGLNELKPILDKTDILLINEIELRLLYEEYYKIMDCVDSLSIKEIAIHILDEGIKTVVVKKGSEGVFAINSNEECDVATYECDVVDTTGAGDSFNSGFLYGMLNDYSLEESCKLGNWVASRAIEGFGMEKFPNLKDLNEFIN comes from the coding sequence ATGGAATTTTTAGATAGTGACATTAATGTTGAAGTAATAGGATTTGGAGCTTTAAATGTAGATAAATTGCATACAGTTGAAAATATTGCATGTAATGATGAAGAAAGCTTTATTAAATCTCAAAAAAATACTCCTGGTGGATCTGCAGCAAATACTGTAATTGGATTGGCTAGATTAGGTTGTCCTTCATCAATAATTGGTAAAATAGCTGAAGATGATGATGGTGATTTAATAGAATTAAATTTAGCTAAAAATGGAGTTTATACTAATAATCTAATTTATGCAGATGAAGGTAATACTGGCAAAGTATTAGGGTTTGTTGATACAAAAGGTGAACGTTGTCTTTATGTTGATCCTGGAGTTAATGATGACATTGCATTAAATGAAATTAATTTATTAAATCTTACTAAATGTAAAATAATACATTATACTTCATTTGTTGGTGATTCATTCAAAACTCAAATTGAACTATTAGATAAAATTAATGATAATATTTTATTGAGCTTTGATCCAGGGATGTTATATGTTCAAAAAGGATTAAATGAATTAAAACCTATACTGGATAAAACAGACATATTATTAATTAATGAAATTGAATTAAGATTATTATATGAAGAATATTATAAAATTATGGACTGTGTTGATTCATTATCTATAAAAGAAATAGCTATTCATATCTTGGATGAAGGTATCAAAACAGTAGTTGTTAAAAAAGGATCTGAAGGTGTTTTTGCAATTAATTCTAATGAAGAATGTGATGTTGCGACATATGAATGTGATGTTGTTGATACAACTGGTGCAGGAGATAGTTTTAACAGTGGGTTTTTATATGGCATGTTGAATGATTATTCTCTTGAAGAATCATGTAAACTTGGAAACTGGGTAGCTAGTAGGGCTATTGAAGGTTTTGGAATGGAAAAATTCCCTAATTTAAAAGATTTAAATGAGTTTATAAATTAA